The Blastococcus sp. HT6-4 genome window below encodes:
- the nuoH gene encoding NADH-quinone oxidoreductase subunit NuoH, translating into MNVWAAADQPTLEDFGNDVWWIVLIKIVGVFGVLVAMTLFAIVFERKVVARMQQRIGPNRVGPRGYLQSLADGLKLAFKEDIMPAMADKPVYFLAPVIATIPAFVAFSVIPMGPVVSIFGEQTPLQLTDAPIGVLIILAMSAMGIYGIVLGGWASGSTYPLLGSLRSAAQMISYEIAMGLSLVAVFLYAGTMSTSEIVAAQADGSQLSFFGWEFTGPSWYVVLLPVSFVIYAIAVVGETNRAPFDLPEAESELVGGFHTEYSSLKFALFFLAEYINMVTVSALAATLFLGGWRAPWPISIWDGANTGWWPLLWFFLKVVVALFVFIWLRGTLPRLRYDQFMRFGWKVLVPVSLVWILVVATMRAVSREAELSAGEVAFYVGVPIAVVLLLGLWLAGRAGHRDTRLAAVEAAAGSNHPTSTEPEVLPPAGARRQPSGGPSRAEGGFPVPPMDLTVPPSPRLRRQPVSTGGEPVPGAVVGTGRRGATTSEEDGDA; encoded by the coding sequence ATGAACGTGTGGGCCGCGGCCGACCAGCCGACCCTGGAGGACTTCGGCAACGACGTCTGGTGGATCGTCCTCATCAAGATCGTCGGTGTCTTCGGCGTGCTGGTGGCGATGACGCTGTTCGCCATCGTGTTCGAGCGCAAGGTCGTTGCCCGCATGCAGCAGCGGATCGGCCCCAACCGGGTCGGCCCCCGCGGCTACCTGCAGAGCCTCGCCGACGGGCTGAAGCTGGCCTTCAAGGAAGACATCATGCCGGCGATGGCCGACAAGCCGGTCTACTTCCTGGCCCCGGTGATCGCGACGATCCCCGCGTTCGTGGCGTTCTCCGTCATCCCCATGGGGCCGGTCGTGAGCATCTTCGGCGAGCAGACGCCGCTGCAGCTCACCGATGCCCCGATCGGCGTGCTGATCATCCTGGCGATGTCGGCGATGGGCATCTACGGCATCGTCCTGGGCGGCTGGGCGTCCGGCTCGACCTACCCCCTGCTGGGCAGCCTGCGCAGCGCGGCCCAGATGATCAGCTACGAGATCGCGATGGGGCTCTCTCTGGTCGCCGTCTTCCTCTACGCCGGGACGATGTCCACGTCCGAGATCGTCGCCGCCCAGGCCGACGGGTCGCAGCTGTCCTTCTTCGGCTGGGAGTTCACCGGGCCGAGCTGGTACGTGGTCCTGCTCCCGGTCTCCTTCGTCATCTACGCGATCGCCGTCGTGGGCGAGACCAACCGCGCGCCGTTCGACCTGCCCGAGGCCGAGAGCGAGCTGGTCGGCGGCTTCCACACCGAGTACTCGTCGCTGAAGTTCGCGCTGTTCTTCCTGGCCGAGTACATCAACATGGTCACCGTCTCCGCCCTGGCCGCGACGCTGTTCCTCGGCGGCTGGCGGGCGCCGTGGCCGATCTCGATCTGGGACGGCGCGAACACCGGCTGGTGGCCGCTGCTGTGGTTCTTCCTCAAGGTCGTCGTCGCGCTGTTCGTCTTCATCTGGCTGCGCGGCACGCTGCCGCGGCTCCGGTACGACCAGTTCATGCGGTTCGGCTGGAAGGTGCTGGTCCCGGTCTCGCTGGTGTGGATCCTCGTCGTCGCGACGATGCGCGCCGTGTCCCGGGAGGCCGAACTCTCCGCCGGTGAGGTCGCGTTCTACGTGGGCGTGCCCATCGCGGTCGTCCTGCTGCTGGGCCTCTGGCTCGCCGGCCGGGCCGGCCACCGCGACACCCGCCTGGCCGCCGTCGAGGCGGCGGCCGGCTCCAACCACCCGACGAGCACCGAGCCCGAGGTGCTGCCCCCGGCCGGCGCGCGCCGGCAGCCGAGCGGAGGCCCGAGCCGGGCCGAGGGCGGCTTCCCGGTCCCGCCGATGGACCTGACGGTGCCGCCGTCCCCGCGGCTGCGGCGCCAGCCGGTGAGCACCGGCGGCGAGCCGGTGCCCGGCGCGGTCGTCGGCACCGGGCGGCGCGGCGCCACCACATCCGAGGAGGACGGCGATGCCTGA
- the nuoL gene encoding NADH-quinone oxidoreductase subunit L: MSETLPADGLLGWSWLLIALPLAGAAVLLLGGRRTDRWGHLLGTATVVTAFILAVACTAQLAGLDERAADVELFTFIATGDLDVTAGLLFDPLSATFALLITGVGSLIHVYSIGYMAHDPARRRFFAYLNLFVAAMLLLVLGNGYVLLYVGWEGVGLASYLLIAFWYTRPAAATAAKKAFIMNRVGDVGLALAIFIMFAQLGTTSYAGVFGAVGTLAGGTVTAIGLLLLLGACGKSGQFPLQAWLPDAMEGPTPVSALIHAATMVTAGVYLIARSAPIYDLTPTARAVILAIGAVTLLIGAIAGCAFDDIKKVLAYSTVSQIGYMFLAVGLGPAGYVAGLAHLLAHGFFKAGLFLGAGSVMHAMNDSVDMRRFGALWKRLPVTFGTFGLGYLALIGFPFLSGYFTKDAIIEVALDRDDVWGWVLGGVMVLGAGLTAFYMTRLMLMTFFGRARWEEGVHPHEAPAVMTAPMVVLAFGSVFAGALLVAVFPLADWLAPVYGEPAEAAHVVAPAVIGLVVTLVAFAGVALAWLFVGRREVPVTAPVRVSPVTRAARNALYADTVNESLFMRPGQWLTRALVWVDNRGVDGAVNGLAAGLGGSSSRLGRAQTGFVRTYALGMLGGAVMVAGALLAVTAG, encoded by the coding sequence GTGTCTGAGACGCTGCCGGCCGACGGGCTGCTCGGCTGGTCGTGGCTGCTGATCGCGCTGCCGCTGGCCGGCGCCGCGGTGCTGCTGCTGGGTGGCCGGCGCACCGACCGCTGGGGTCACCTGCTGGGGACGGCGACGGTCGTCACGGCCTTCATCCTCGCCGTGGCGTGCACCGCGCAGCTGGCCGGCCTCGACGAGCGCGCGGCCGACGTCGAGCTGTTCACGTTCATCGCCACCGGCGACCTCGACGTCACCGCCGGGCTGCTGTTCGACCCGCTGTCGGCGACGTTCGCCCTGCTGATCACCGGCGTCGGCTCGCTGATCCACGTGTACTCGATCGGCTACATGGCGCACGACCCCGCGCGCCGCCGGTTCTTCGCCTACCTGAACCTCTTCGTCGCGGCGATGCTGCTGCTGGTCCTCGGCAACGGCTACGTGCTGCTGTACGTCGGGTGGGAGGGCGTCGGTCTGGCGTCCTACCTGCTGATCGCGTTCTGGTACACCCGCCCGGCCGCGGCGACCGCCGCCAAGAAGGCGTTCATCATGAACCGGGTCGGCGACGTCGGCCTGGCGCTGGCGATCTTCATCATGTTCGCCCAGCTCGGGACGACGTCCTACGCGGGCGTCTTCGGCGCGGTCGGCACGCTGGCGGGCGGCACGGTCACCGCGATCGGGCTGCTCCTGCTGCTCGGCGCCTGCGGGAAGTCCGGCCAGTTCCCGCTGCAGGCGTGGCTGCCCGACGCCATGGAGGGCCCCACCCCGGTCTCGGCGCTGATCCACGCCGCGACCATGGTCACCGCCGGGGTCTACCTCATCGCCCGCTCGGCACCGATCTACGACCTCACGCCCACCGCCCGCGCGGTCATCCTCGCGATCGGCGCGGTGACGCTGCTGATCGGCGCGATCGCCGGCTGCGCCTTCGACGACATCAAGAAGGTCCTGGCGTACTCGACCGTCAGCCAGATCGGCTACATGTTCCTGGCCGTCGGGCTCGGCCCGGCCGGCTACGTGGCGGGCCTGGCGCACCTGCTGGCGCACGGCTTCTTCAAGGCCGGGCTGTTCCTGGGCGCCGGTTCGGTGATGCACGCGATGAACGACTCGGTGGACATGCGCCGCTTCGGCGCGCTGTGGAAGAGGTTGCCGGTCACCTTCGGCACCTTCGGTCTGGGCTACCTCGCGCTGATCGGCTTCCCGTTCCTGTCCGGCTACTTCACCAAGGACGCGATCATCGAGGTAGCGCTGGACCGGGACGACGTCTGGGGCTGGGTGCTCGGTGGCGTGATGGTCCTCGGCGCCGGGCTGACCGCCTTCTACATGACCCGGCTGATGCTGATGACCTTCTTCGGCCGGGCCCGGTGGGAGGAGGGCGTCCACCCGCACGAGGCGCCGGCGGTGATGACCGCGCCGATGGTCGTGCTGGCGTTCGGCTCGGTGTTCGCCGGTGCGCTGCTGGTCGCGGTGTTCCCGCTCGCCGACTGGCTGGCGCCGGTCTACGGCGAGCCGGCGGAGGCCGCGCACGTGGTGGCCCCCGCCGTCATCGGGCTCGTCGTCACGCTCGTCGCCTTCGCCGGTGTCGCGCTCGCCTGGCTGTTCGTCGGCCGCCGCGAGGTGCCGGTGACCGCCCCGGTGCGGGTCTCGCCGGTCACCCGGGCGGCCCGGAACGCGCTCTACGCCGACACGGTGAACGAGTCGCTGTTCATGCGCCCCGGCCAGTGGCTCACCCGCGCCCTGGTCTGGGTCGACAACCGGGGCGTCGACGGCGCGGTCAACGGCCTGGCCGCCGGGCTCGGCGGCTCGTCGTCGCGGCTCGGCCGCGCGCAGACCGGCTTCGTGCGCACGTACGCGCTGGGGATGCTCGGTGGTGCCGTGATGGTGGCGGGTGCCCTCCTGGCGGTGACGGCCGGATGA
- the nuoN gene encoding NADH-quinone oxidoreductase subunit NuoN codes for MIEAPDLSWAALAPLLFVFGAACAGVLVEAFAPRESRHPLQVGLALVGTVGGFVATLLLAGAEEVTAVGALAVDGAGLFLQAMIAGFGALSILLFAERALDPARSAFVVSAAVPAGSPRDRELTTVPRVQTEVYPLALFAIGGMMLFVTANDLLVMFVALEVLSLPLYLLSGMARRRRLLSQEAAVKYFLLGAFASAFFLYGLALVYGATGSVRFRDIREATTGETGGVLLVLGLALLIVGLLFKASVAPFHSWTPDVYQGAPTPVTAFMAACTKVAAFGAILRLLYVAFGTAEWTWRPLIYAAAIVSMVVGAVLALTQTDLKRMLAYSSVAHAGFLLTGVLGLGADGGGGSGLAATMFYLLTYGFTTLGAFAVLTLVRDGDGEASHLSQWAGLGARSPVTAAVMSLFLLALAGIPLTAGFTGKFAVFRAAIEQGAWPLVVVALLASAVAAFFYLRVIVLMYFSEPAADGPTVGVPGLPTTVVLAVTATATLALGILPGAVLDLARQAAIFVG; via the coding sequence ATGATCGAGGCGCCCGACCTCTCCTGGGCGGCTCTCGCGCCCCTGCTGTTCGTCTTCGGCGCGGCCTGCGCCGGGGTCCTGGTGGAGGCGTTCGCGCCCCGCGAGTCGCGGCACCCGCTGCAGGTGGGGCTGGCCCTCGTCGGCACCGTCGGCGGGTTCGTCGCGACGCTGCTGCTCGCCGGCGCCGAGGAGGTGACCGCGGTCGGAGCGCTCGCCGTCGACGGCGCCGGGCTGTTCCTGCAGGCCATGATCGCCGGGTTCGGCGCGCTGTCGATCCTGCTGTTCGCCGAGCGCGCGCTCGACCCCGCGCGGTCGGCGTTCGTGGTGAGCGCCGCCGTCCCGGCGGGCAGCCCGCGGGACCGGGAGCTGACGACGGTCCCGCGCGTGCAGACCGAGGTCTACCCGCTGGCGCTGTTCGCCATCGGCGGGATGATGCTGTTCGTCACGGCCAACGACCTGCTGGTCATGTTCGTGGCGCTGGAGGTGCTGAGCCTTCCGCTGTACCTGCTCAGCGGGATGGCCCGGCGGCGCCGGCTGCTGTCCCAGGAGGCGGCGGTCAAGTACTTCCTGCTCGGCGCCTTCGCCTCGGCGTTCTTCCTCTACGGACTCGCGCTGGTCTACGGGGCAACCGGCAGCGTGCGGTTCCGCGACATCCGTGAGGCCACCACCGGCGAGACCGGGGGCGTGCTCCTGGTCCTGGGGCTGGCCCTGCTGATCGTCGGGCTGCTGTTCAAGGCCAGCGTCGCGCCGTTCCACTCGTGGACGCCGGACGTCTACCAGGGCGCCCCGACGCCGGTCACCGCCTTCATGGCCGCGTGCACCAAGGTCGCCGCCTTCGGTGCGATCCTGCGGCTGCTCTACGTCGCGTTCGGCACCGCCGAGTGGACCTGGCGGCCGCTGATCTACGCCGCCGCCATCGTCTCCATGGTCGTCGGCGCGGTGCTCGCGCTCACCCAGACCGACCTCAAGCGCATGCTCGCCTACTCGTCGGTCGCGCACGCCGGCTTCCTGCTGACCGGCGTCCTCGGGCTCGGGGCCGACGGCGGGGGCGGCTCCGGCCTCGCGGCGACGATGTTCTACCTGCTCACCTACGGGTTCACCACGCTGGGGGCCTTCGCCGTCCTCACGCTCGTGCGCGACGGCGACGGCGAGGCTAGCCACCTCTCCCAGTGGGCCGGTCTCGGCGCCCGGTCCCCGGTCACCGCGGCGGTGATGAGCCTGTTCCTGCTGGCGCTGGCGGGCATCCCGCTGACCGCCGGGTTCACCGGGAAGTTCGCCGTCTTCCGGGCGGCGATCGAGCAGGGCGCGTGGCCGCTGGTGGTGGTGGCCCTGCTGGCGAGCGCGGTCGCCGCCTTCTTCTACCTGCGGGTGATCGTGCTCATGTACTTCTCCGAGCCGGCCGCCGACGGCCCCACCGTGGGCGTGCCCGGCCTGCCCACGACCGTGGTGCTCGCGGTGACCGCGACGGCGACGCTGGCGCTCGGCATCCTGCCCGGGGCGGTGCTCGACCTCGCGCGGCAGGCGGCTATCTTCGTCGGTTGA
- a CDS encoding NADH-quinone oxidoreductase subunit J: MNGLETVVIGTGEAVVFWILGPVALAGALGMVLSRNAVHSALWLVLTMLSLGVFYVVQEAPFLGVVQVIVYTGAIMILFLFVLMLVGRDSSDSVVETLRGQRVAALVLGAGFAALVGAGIARATQDLPVLGLEAVQGGVRGPTSGNVEVIAALLYTRYLLAFEVTGALLIVAAVGALLLTHVEREPGTKQTQKERSRARFLTDRPQTLPGPGVHARATSVGAPALLPDGSLAEDSFGTGIEPEQVEQMPRPTGREQLGSPDAALGALDPTLSDTPGGRTGGEHR; this comes from the coding sequence GTGAACGGGCTCGAGACCGTCGTCATCGGCACCGGCGAGGCCGTCGTCTTCTGGATCCTCGGCCCGGTCGCCCTGGCCGGGGCGCTGGGCATGGTGCTCAGCCGCAACGCGGTGCACTCGGCGCTGTGGCTGGTGCTCACGATGCTCTCGCTGGGTGTCTTCTACGTCGTCCAGGAGGCGCCCTTCCTCGGCGTCGTGCAGGTGATCGTCTACACCGGCGCGATCATGATCCTGTTCCTGTTCGTGCTCATGCTCGTCGGCCGGGACTCCTCCGACTCGGTGGTCGAGACGCTGCGCGGGCAGCGGGTCGCGGCGCTCGTGCTGGGCGCCGGCTTCGCCGCGCTCGTGGGCGCCGGCATCGCCCGCGCCACCCAGGACCTGCCCGTCCTCGGCCTCGAGGCGGTGCAGGGCGGGGTGCGCGGCCCGACGTCGGGCAACGTCGAGGTGATCGCGGCGCTGCTCTACACCCGGTACCTGCTGGCCTTCGAGGTCACCGGCGCGCTGCTCATCGTGGCCGCCGTCGGCGCGCTGCTGCTCACCCACGTGGAGCGGGAACCGGGCACCAAGCAGACGCAGAAGGAGCGGTCGCGGGCACGCTTCCTCACCGACCGCCCGCAGACCCTCCCCGGGCCCGGCGTCCACGCCCGCGCCACCTCGGTCGGCGCCCCCGCGCTGCTGCCCGACGGCAGCCTGGCCGAGGACAGCTTCGGCACCGGGATCGAGCCGGAGCAGGTCGAGCAGATGCCCCGGCCCACCGGCCGCGAGCAGCTCGGCTCCCCGGACGCCGCGCTCGGCGCCCTCGACCCCACGCTCAGCGACACCCCGGGCGGCCGCACGGGAGGGGAGCACCGATGA
- a CDS encoding NADH-quinone oxidoreductase subunit M yields the protein MADFPFLIAMIAVPAIGAAVVAALPRGRELLAKQVTLGISLLVLALVVLATAAFDVGGERFQLTTSVSWIPDFGSEFALGVDGIALVLLLLVGVLVPLVVASSWHEADAGPRPARVFFAWLLLLEAMMVGVFAATDVLLFYVFFEAMLVPMYFLIGSFGGPRRQYAAVKFFLYSLVGGLVMLASVIGLYVVSTSQLGEGTFAFDALRQLDIDPDVQKLLFLGFFIAFAIKAPLVPFHTWLPDSGSEAPIGGSVLLVGVLDKVGTFGFLRYCLPLFPDASRYFAPFVLVLAVVGILYAALLAMGQTDMKRLVSYTSISHFGFIALGIFVFTTEAATGAVLYMVNHGIATGLLFIVVGMLISRGGSRRIADYGGVAAHAPLLAGAFLIAGLASLALPGTNSFVSEFLVLIGSFPERPVFTVLATVGIILAALYVLLMYQRTMHGPPRGVLLDDVHGGDPAPGPGSEPARGGASAATATVTAPAPARGLRRFTDLDRRELAVVAPLIALIIGLGVYPQPLLDLIEPAVVATMGDLGVPGGTDR from the coding sequence GTGGCTGACTTCCCGTTCCTGATCGCGATGATCGCGGTCCCGGCGATCGGCGCCGCGGTCGTCGCCGCGCTGCCCCGGGGCCGGGAGCTGCTGGCCAAGCAGGTGACCCTCGGGATCAGCCTGCTGGTGCTCGCGCTGGTGGTGCTCGCCACGGCCGCCTTCGACGTCGGCGGCGAACGGTTCCAGCTGACCACGTCGGTCTCCTGGATCCCCGACTTCGGCTCCGAGTTCGCGCTGGGGGTCGACGGCATCGCCCTGGTGCTGCTGCTGCTCGTCGGCGTGCTCGTGCCGCTGGTGGTCGCCTCCTCCTGGCACGAGGCCGACGCCGGACCCCGGCCGGCCCGGGTCTTCTTCGCCTGGCTGCTGCTGCTCGAGGCGATGATGGTCGGCGTCTTCGCCGCCACCGACGTGCTGCTGTTCTACGTGTTCTTCGAGGCGATGCTCGTCCCGATGTACTTCCTGATCGGCAGCTTCGGGGGGCCACGCCGGCAGTACGCGGCGGTCAAGTTCTTCCTCTACAGCCTGGTCGGCGGGCTCGTCATGCTCGCCTCGGTGATCGGGCTCTACGTGGTGAGCACCAGCCAGCTGGGCGAGGGCACCTTCGCCTTCGACGCGCTGCGACAGCTCGACATCGACCCGGACGTGCAGAAGCTGCTGTTCCTCGGCTTCTTCATCGCCTTCGCCATCAAGGCGCCGCTGGTGCCGTTCCACACCTGGCTGCCCGACTCCGGTTCCGAGGCGCCGATCGGCGGCTCGGTGCTGCTGGTCGGCGTGCTCGACAAGGTCGGCACCTTCGGCTTCCTGCGCTACTGCCTGCCGCTGTTCCCCGACGCCTCGCGGTACTTCGCCCCGTTCGTCCTCGTCCTCGCCGTCGTCGGCATCCTCTACGCCGCGCTGCTGGCCATGGGCCAGACCGACATGAAGCGGCTGGTGTCCTACACGTCGATCTCGCACTTCGGCTTCATCGCCCTGGGCATCTTCGTGTTCACCACCGAGGCCGCCACCGGTGCCGTGCTCTACATGGTCAACCACGGCATCGCGACCGGGCTGCTGTTCATCGTCGTCGGCATGCTGATCAGCCGGGGTGGCTCCCGCCGGATCGCCGACTACGGCGGCGTCGCGGCGCACGCACCGCTGCTGGCCGGCGCCTTCCTGATCGCCGGTCTAGCCTCCCTCGCGCTGCCGGGCACCAACAGCTTCGTCAGCGAGTTCCTCGTGCTGATCGGCTCGTTCCCCGAGCGGCCGGTGTTCACGGTCCTGGCCACCGTCGGCATCATCCTGGCGGCCCTGTACGTGCTGCTGATGTACCAGCGGACCATGCACGGCCCGCCGCGCGGGGTGCTGCTCGACGACGTCCACGGTGGCGACCCCGCGCCCGGTCCCGGGTCCGAGCCGGCCCGGGGCGGCGCCTCGGCCGCGACCGCCACCGTGACCGCACCGGCGCCCGCCCGCGGGCTGCGCCGGTTCACCGACCTCGACCGGCGGGAGCTGGCCGTGGTGGCGCCGCTGATCGCCCTGATCATCGGCCTCGGTGTGTACCCGCAGCCACTGCTGGACCTGATCGAGCCCGCCGTCGTCGCCACCATGGGCGACCTGGGTGTCCCTGGAGGGACCGACCGATGA
- the nuoI gene encoding NADH-quinone oxidoreductase subunit NuoI yields MPERSKPGEQDMVRRSRGEVERSSEGGRNRPAVRDSLLPAAVQGFGVTFAQIFRTVTTEQYPYEPKVTKARYHGRHVLNRHPDGLEKCVGCELCAWACPADAIYVEGGDNTEDARFSPGERYGAVYQINYLRCIFCGLCIEACPTRSLTMSNDFELADDNRQDLIYTKEQLMAPLLPGMEQPPHPMRLGDDEKDYYLRAPEKGSTAEPVAEEKV; encoded by the coding sequence ATGCCTGAACGCAGCAAGCCCGGCGAGCAGGACATGGTGCGGCGCTCCCGGGGGGAGGTCGAACGCTCGTCCGAGGGCGGCCGGAACCGGCCGGCGGTGCGCGACAGCCTGCTGCCCGCCGCGGTGCAGGGGTTCGGCGTCACGTTCGCGCAGATCTTCCGCACGGTGACCACCGAGCAGTACCCGTACGAGCCGAAGGTGACCAAGGCGCGGTACCACGGCCGGCACGTGCTCAACCGGCACCCGGACGGCCTGGAGAAGTGCGTCGGGTGCGAGCTGTGCGCCTGGGCCTGCCCGGCGGACGCCATCTACGTCGAGGGCGGTGACAACACCGAGGACGCCCGCTTCTCGCCCGGCGAGCGCTACGGCGCGGTCTACCAGATCAACTACCTGCGCTGCATCTTCTGCGGGCTGTGCATCGAGGCCTGCCCCACCCGCTCGCTGACGATGAGCAACGACTTCGAGCTCGCCGACGACAACCGCCAGGACCTGATCTACACCAAGGAGCAGCTGATGGCGCCGCTGCTGCCCGGCATGGAGCAGCCGCCGCACCCGATGCGGCTCGGCGACGACGAGAAGGACTACTACCTGCGCGCGCCCGAGAAGGGCTCGACCGCGGAACCGGTCGCCGAGGAGAAGGTGTGA
- the nuoK gene encoding NADH-quinone oxidoreductase subunit NuoK — MTLSYYLVLAAILFTIGAVGVLVRRNAIVVFMCIELMLNAVNLTLITFARSTGTVDGQIIALFVMVVAAAEVVVGLAIIMSIYRTRRSASVDDANLLKY; from the coding sequence ATGACGCTCAGCTACTACCTGGTGCTCGCGGCGATCCTGTTCACGATCGGCGCCGTCGGCGTCCTCGTTCGGCGCAACGCGATCGTCGTCTTCATGTGCATCGAGCTGATGCTCAACGCGGTGAACCTGACGCTGATCACCTTCGCCCGGTCCACCGGGACCGTCGACGGCCAGATCATCGCGCTGTTCGTGATGGTCGTCGCCGCCGCCGAGGTGGTCGTGGGCCTCGCCATCATCATGTCGATCTACCGGACCCGCCGGTCCGCCTCGGTCGACGACGCCAACCTGCTGAAGTACTGA